The window ATTTATGCATCAAATGATTTAGATGAAACAACGATTATGAACTTAAAAATGCAGAAAGCTAAGATTGATGCATGGGGAATTGGGACGAAGTTAATTACGGCGTATGATCAACCAGCATTAGGTGCGGTCTACAAAATCGTTGCGATTGAAGACGATAAGGGCAAAATGGTAGATACAATCAAATTATCAAGTAATGTTGAAAAAGTATCAACACCAGGTAAAAAACAAGTGTGGCGTATCACACGTAATTCAGATGACAAATCACAAGGCGATTATATTGCGTTATGGGAAGAACGTCCAGATTTACAAGAAGAAATTTTCATGTTCCATCCAGTTCATACATACGTAAATAAAACCATTACGGATTTTACCGCACGACCTTTATTACAAGATATTTTTAGTAAAGGTGAGCTGGTTTATGAAGTTCCTACGTTAAAAGAAATGAAAGAATACGCCGCAACGCGTCATGAATCATTATGGGAAGAATACCGTCGTGATTTAAATCCACAAACGTATCCCGTTGATTTATCAACAGCAGCCTATAATAATAAACTTTCAATTATTGAAGAAGTGAAGAAAGGCGTTCAAGCATTATATCAAAAATAAGAATAAAAACTTAATAAAATGGGGGGTTGGCTAATAGAGGCAAATCCCCAACTTTATTAAAATTAATGACAGGGGGCCCTTTAGATGAATATGAAACAACAAGAAATTATCGCAGCCTTACAGGTGGCACCAACAATTGACGCACAAGAAGAAGTGAGAAAGCGTGTTGATTTTTTAAAGGAATATTTAGTTGCACATCCATTTTTAGAAAGTTATGTATTAGGCATAAGTGGTGGACAAGATTCAACATTAGCAGGACGCTTGGCACAATTAGCGATTAATGAGCTACGTGAAGAGACAGGTAATGCTAACTATCAATTTATTGCCGTTCGTCTACCTTATGGTGTTCAAGCAGATGAGGATGACTGTCAACAAGCGTTGGCTTTCATTCAGCCGGACAAGACAATGACGATTAACATTAAAGATAGTGTGGATCAGTTAGAGGAACAATTTGAATCGCAAGGATTTGACATTAGCGATTTTAATAAAGGTAATATTAAAGCACGTTTACGAATGACGTCTCAATATGCGATTGCTGGTCAAACAAAAGGTGCCGTTATCGGAACAGATCACGCGGCAGAAGCAGTGACAGGTTTTTATACGAAGTTTGGAGATGGTGCAGCAGATTTAGTGCCATTATTTGGTCTAAACAAAGGACAGGGAAAACAATTATTAAAAGCATTAGGTGCAGCCGCTAGTCTATATGAAAAAGTGCCAACTGCAGATTTAGAAGATGATAAACCGCAGTTACCAGACGAGGTTGCTTTAGGCGTAACGTACGAAGAAATCGATAGTTATTTAGCTGGTAAAGAAGTGACGCCAGAAGCGAGTGCACGCATTGAACAACTTTACCAAAATAGTGAACATAAACGCCATTTGCCAATTACTATTAACGATACATTTTGGAAGAAGTAAGCACACATGAAGTGGTTTAACTATTGGCTAGATAAAGAAGAAAAATGGCTGTCTAATTGGCAACGTTTCAAGCAGAAACGATTAGTACAGCCAATCGGTTGGATAGTGGTATTGGCGTTACCTTTTCTAGCTAATTATTTTTTACAATTATCTCAAAATAATTGGTCGTTTGACCTTGCGTATAAGTTTGCATTTGAATGGCATACGGATAAATTTCTGTTGTCTTGCTTAGTCTTAGCGTGTCTTTTGATGTTTATGATTTCTTTGCTAGGATCGGTTGCAATGGGAAGTTTATTTTTCTTTGTAGGGTCTTTAGTATTAGGATTTGCTAACTATAGCAAAATGTTTAATCGGATGGAGCCACTATATCCTGATGATTTATCGATGATTAATGAATGGGGTATTCTTCATGATATGATTGGCACCCCACTGTATATGGGGTTTGTTCTCTTGATGTTGTTACTAGCCTATGTACTACTTAAGACAATTTGGAACAGTATTAAAATAAAAAAATGGCAACAAATTATTCGCGTCATCTGTCTAGGACTTAGTCTGTTGGGCATATGGTATATTAGTGATTTTAATAATCCAAATAACTTATTGCGTAAAGAATATGATAAAACAGCCAAGTGGATTCCTTATAGCCAAAAAATGAATTACTATAATACAGGATTTGTAGCAGGATTTTTATATAATTTAACTGTTGAACCGATGGAAAAGCCAGCTGGCTATTCTAAACAAGCAATTAAAGAAATTACAGAAAAGTATAAAGTAACATCAGCATCAACAACAAATGAAGAAAAACCTAATATTGTGTATGTCATGTCAGAAAGCTTTTCGGATCCTTTTAGGTTAGGTATTCAGGCGACAAAAGATCCGTTAGAAAATTATCGCAAGTTAGCCAATCAAACGTACAGTGGCTTAATGCTTTCCCAAAACTATGGAGGAGGGACAGCAAACATTGAGTTTGAAGCGTTATCTAGTTTATCAATGCAACTAATGAATGCACAAATGACTACACCTTATACGATGTTAGTCCCTAAAAAAGAAAAGTTTCCAACACTCGTATCACGTTTGAAACAACAAGATTATTATACAACCGCGATTCATCCGTATAATACGTCGATGTATAAACGTAAGGATGTATATAAGGTGTTTGGCTTTGATGAATTTTTGGATGAAAACAAGATAAGCAATCAAAATAAATTAGCTGATAATCCTTATATTTCGGATGAAGCGGCATACCAAGAAGTCTATGAGACCTTACAAACGAATCAAGACCAAGCAAATTTTGTTCACTTAGTGACGATGCAAACGCATATGCCTTATGGGAAAAAATATCCTGAACGAACTATTCAAGCGACTGGGGACGTTAATACAGAAGGAATTGCTGATTATTTAACAGATATTGAGTATTCATCTCAAGCATTTATTAAATTTTTAAATGATTTGAAACAAGTGAAACGACGTACGATTGTCGTATTTTGGGGAGATCATTTACCAGCGCTTTATTCAGATGACTTACAATCACGTGTGAATTCTGTAGATTTACATTTAACAGAATTTTTGATGTATGATACTGACAATCGCTTGGTTAATCATCAGAAACATGATGCGATTATTAGTCCATTTTACTTTACGTCGACAATGATGGGGCAGGCAGGATTAAATCAAGCCCCTATAGACCGAATGTTGTCTAAATTATCAAAAAAAATACCAGCATTTGAAAAAACAAATAGTTATCAAAATGGTGTATGGCAAGAAGAACTTGATCTAAGCGATCAAGAAACAAAAGAATTGTATGAAGATTATCAAATGATTCAATATGATATTGTTGGTGGCAATCAGTATAGTACGGCAACAGGATTTTTTGAATAGAAAAAGGACCGATACAGTCGTATCGGTCCTTTTTGTAGTTAGAGTTAGTGCTTGCTTAGGATAGTTTCATTGTCTCGTTGTACGTCACTAATTGGTTTTTACCATTGTCTTTTGCTTCGTATAAAGCATCATCAGCTTGACTTAGTAATGATTGTAGGTCAAGGTCTTCGTTGAGAACGGCATGCGTAAGCCCTACAGAAATAGATAATTTCATCGGCTTCACTTTCTCTAAGAAGATATGGGCTTGTACATGGGTGATGAATTGTGTGACGTGTGAATTGACTGTTGACGGATCTTCGATAAACATCATAACAAATTCATCACCACCAAAACGATATAAGAAATTTGTAACGAAATGTTCTTTCATTTCATTAGAAAACTCTGCTAATATTTGATCACCTATGGCATGTCCGTGTTCATCATTGATTTCTTTGAAGATATCTAAATCAATTAAACCTAAGGATATGACATAGGGTGGCTGTTTATCATTAGGCAGATATCGACGAAGAATTGTATCAAAATGCTCTAATAATGCAGAGCGATTAAATAAATAAGTTAATGAATCAATTTGTGCACTTAATTTATACGTAATAATCGAGTTGATAAGTTGCGTACTTGATTTGATAAGTGTAAAAACAATAACAAATAATCCTGTGGTGATTAAATAATAAGCTAATAAATTAGGTGACCATTCTTGATTGTCAATATAAGGGATATAGTTATAAATTAATACGGCACGTACTATGAACAAAATAATCAGGAAAATCGAGTTGTTCAGCCAAGTTTTTGATTTATTTCGTGTACAAAAATACGCAATAATTAACGTAGCACCTGTTAAAAATAAATTATTCAGAAATTCAACAGACAAAATAGGAAAGCCATACAATAAAATGACAACAGACTTGATGGCCATAAATAGTAAGCCACAGACCATTCCTGATAAGGTAGAAGCGTAATACATGACAAAGTAAATCAATAAATAACGAGTATCAACAGTTTGCCATTGGTCAATTTGTATACCATTGATTGACAGCAAGTAACAGGCTATAGCAAAAATAATCCCTGAATGAATACGGGTTGAACGAGACATTTTCATTTCATTAAACTGTTTTAATTGTACAGGAGGACGTAAAATGATTTTTTTTAGTATGCCGAAATACATCAATAAGATGGAGCTGAAAATAATTGAAATATTAACGCTAACACTACTAATGATCGTTTCAATGCTGTTCATTCATTATCTCCTCGTCTTGTGAGGTTTCTTCTGCTAAATTAAAGATACTGTGTAGCAATTCTATTCCTAGATGATGTGCTTTATTAATGGCATAACGTATTTTTGCCCATTCTTGATTACTAGGATATGAGTTAACGAGTACCAGTTTTTCTTCAGGAATATCATTCAAGGCAAAGTTAGAAATAACGACATCATAATCCTCCCATAAACTTGGATCTAGTGTCTCAATTGACAACATTTCTCCTGTATACGGAGTGAACGATGCTTTATTGCCAAAGTTGTGTTGGAAAAGATTCGCCATAAAGAGCGTATGGTCTTTTCCGTGATCGTTTAAAATAAGCACACTCGCTTTCTTTTTTTTCTGATCGATCAACACTGCAAGATTATTCCACTTGATCATTAACCAGTAAATTAAATGTTCGTAGTATTGAGAATACCATGGGAAATTTGTTTTATTTTCTAGCTGTTTTAATCCGTATTTTAGATAGTTAGAATAACCTGGATAATTCTCCATAATTAATTTTGCATTATAAGTATAAGAATTAAATAGGACGTCTTCACGCTCAGGGTATGTTTGATGATGTAAGAAAATAGCTTTGAACGTACGATTGATTAAATAACGATCTTCCTCAGTAGGATGTACATTCAAAATGACTTCAAATTCATCGATAAATGTATTAAGTTCATTTGAAATTAACGCCCACTCTTTGACAGAAAATGCTTCGCGTTTAAATAAATAGATACTTGATACGATATCTTTTAATAACTCGTCATTATAGTCAATTGCTAGGTATTTTGCTAATTCTTTTAGTTGTCCTTTTTCTCCTTCAACAATAGGTAAGTATTTTTCTAGAGAGGAGTTAAAGGCATCATCAATGATAAATCCTTGTGAATAACGGGTTAAGCTAACCGCTAGAACATAAGCAAGATAGACGAGCATAATGTCGTCTATTTCATGGTGAGAAACACCAAAGAAAGCTTCGGCAATATCTATAGCAAGTGATGTGACCAATTGACGATCTAGTTTAAATGGCCAATGCTGATTAAAGTAAACTTCATTAAAATAATTAATAAAAAAGTAACGAACATTAATCTCATTCTTATTAGAAATATGAAAGGGCGCTTTTTTCAATTCAAGTCCATGCCTACTAACAACCTCAGTAATTAATTGGCTGGTTCTATAAAGAGAGGAGTAACTTGTATATAAGTCGTTTTCCCAATCTTCTAAATTTTTGGTAGGACAAAAGAACATGTTTTCTAACAACAGGAAGTTATCAGAATTAGCAACAATTTCTTTATAAATTAGTTGTAAGTGACTATTAGGTGGCGTAGTCAATCTCACACCATTTTTTTTAGATGTTTCAATAGTAATATATTGAGACCAATTTTCTTTTAAATATTGAATATCACTATTGATCGTACGCAAAGAAGCCTCTAGTTTGGTGGCTAAGTCATTTGAGTTAACCCAACCAGAAGTGTTACTTAAATATTCTAATAATTCTAGGCGTCGACGTGTTGAATTATCTAATAGTTTACGCATGAGCCACCACTCCTTTACTGTAACGAATAAGTCAATTTACTACTTGATAAAAGTAAGTATATGAATATTTTACTACAAAATTCGTTTGTTTAATAGCAATATGTAGATTGTCTAATGATAGGTAATTATGATATGCTAGTGAAAAATATAAAGGAGGAAATCTAAATGATTCCAAATTGTTCGAAATGTCAATCGACATATGTATATGAGGACCAGTTTTTTTTTTGTGTGTCCAGAATGTGGGCATGAATTTAAAGAAGAGGATACTGTAGAAGAAGTGGTTGTTGTGAAAGATTCAAATGGAAATCCTATTCAAACAGGGGATACTGTAACGGTTATTAAAGATTTAAAAGTTAAAGGTAGTTCTACAGCTATCAAAAAAGGAACAACAGTTAAAAATATCCGTGTATTAGAAAATCCGGTCAATGGCCATGATATTGACTGCAAAATAGATGGTTTTGGTGCCATGCAATTAAAATCCGAATTTGTAAAAAAAATATAAGCCATTATAAAAAGGCAATCCTTACGAGGGTTGCCTTTTTATATAACAAGATTTAATGTTTTCTTAAGTTAGTCTCAATTTATTTATCATTAATCAAGAAAGCGTTATAATATAATTAAAGTAAAAAGGAGGGGAATCTATGTGGTTTGACCAGACATATTTTTTAGTGATTGTTGGGGCGTTGTTATCCATGGCGGCTTCAAGCTATGTTCAAAGCACGTTTGCCAAGTATAGCGAGTATCAGAATAACAAAGGGTTAACAGGAGATGATGTTGCTCGTCTAATTTTAAACGATGCCAATATCCGTGATGTACAAGTGAAACGAATGACGGGTTCTTTGACCGATAATTATAATCCAAGAGAAAAAACGTTGAATTTATCTGAAAGCGTAGGGCCTTCAACCTCGGTTGCTGCAATTGGTGTGGCAGCGCACGAATGTGGGCATGCTATTCAAGATGACGTGTCTTTTTTCCCTCTGAATATGCGTAATTTTATGGCACCAGTTGTTAATATAAGTGCTAATTTATCTTTTCCACTAATATTGGGCGGTTTGTTTTTATCTATTGGGCCATTGGTTAATATTGGTATTTTATGTTTTGGATTAGTCTTGCTTTTTCAACTGATTACGTTACCTGTTGAATTGGACGCGTCTAATCGTGCAATGAAAATTTTAAGAGCAGATGGCATTCTAGAGGAAGAAGAATTAGCGGTAGTAAAAAAAGTACTAACAGCAGCAGCATTAACTTATATAGCAAGTGCGATAGCAACATTTTTACAGTTCTATCGTTTAATTCTATTATTTGGCGACCGTCGCGATAATTAATTACACATTCAAGGGAGGTTTTTTGTATGAAGTCTTTAACAAAAGTTTTAGTTGGTGGAAGTGCGATTACATTGGTTGGAACAAGTGCAGCTATTTTAGCATCAAAAAAAGTTGTGAAACGTTTAAAAGGTTATGCCAAAAAGCAAGAATTGAAAAAATTTGTCGATGATAATATGGCAGGTAATAAACAATATCGAGAAGTAGTTGATTTACTAACGGAACAAGAAATTTTTAATTTGTCAGAAATATTAGAACGCGTTAAACAACGCAAAAAAAATGTTAATGTTGTAGGGCCAAGTGTGTCGGAAGAAAAAGAAACAGTAAAGAATTTTTTAGTTAAATTTTTAGATACGATGCCAATACTTTAAGTGAGTAAAAAAAGAGAATGCCGTGTTTAGGCATTCTCTTTTTTTGTGATTAGAAAATTAAAACAGGTGTTCCAACTTCCACTTTTTCGAATAATTGTTTCATAATCGCGGGTGGTGTATTGATGCAACCATGAGAGCCGCGTGTCTTCCATAAATCGCCACCATATTCTGGTTGCCAATCTGAGTCATGAATACCAA is drawn from Vagococcus xieshaowenii and contains these coding sequences:
- the nadE gene encoding ammonia-dependent NAD(+) synthetase encodes the protein MKQQEIIAALQVAPTIDAQEEVRKRVDFLKEYLVAHPFLESYVLGISGGQDSTLAGRLAQLAINELREETGNANYQFIAVRLPYGVQADEDDCQQALAFIQPDKTMTINIKDSVDQLEEQFESQGFDISDFNKGNIKARLRMTSQYAIAGQTKGAVIGTDHAAEAVTGFYTKFGDGAADLVPLFGLNKGQGKQLLKALGAAASLYEKVPTADLEDDKPQLPDEVALGVTYEEIDSYLAGKEVTPEASARIEQLYQNSEHKRHLPITINDTFWKK
- a CDS encoding LTA synthase family protein; translated protein: MKWFNYWLDKEEKWLSNWQRFKQKRLVQPIGWIVVLALPFLANYFLQLSQNNWSFDLAYKFAFEWHTDKFLLSCLVLACLLMFMISLLGSVAMGSLFFFVGSLVLGFANYSKMFNRMEPLYPDDLSMINEWGILHDMIGTPLYMGFVLLMLLLAYVLLKTIWNSIKIKKWQQIIRVICLGLSLLGIWYISDFNNPNNLLRKEYDKTAKWIPYSQKMNYYNTGFVAGFLYNLTVEPMEKPAGYSKQAIKEITEKYKVTSASTTNEEKPNIVYVMSESFSDPFRLGIQATKDPLENYRKLANQTYSGLMLSQNYGGGTANIEFEALSSLSMQLMNAQMTTPYTMLVPKKEKFPTLVSRLKQQDYYTTAIHPYNTSMYKRKDVYKVFGFDEFLDENKISNQNKLADNPYISDEAAYQEVYETLQTNQDQANFVHLVTMQTHMPYGKKYPERTIQATGDVNTEGIADYLTDIEYSSQAFIKFLNDLKQVKRRTIVVFWGDHLPALYSDDLQSRVNSVDLHLTEFLMYDTDNRLVNHQKHDAIISPFYFTSTMMGQAGLNQAPIDRMLSKLSKKIPAFEKTNSYQNGVWQEELDLSDQETKELYEDYQMIQYDIVGGNQYSTATGFFE
- a CDS encoding GGDEF domain-containing protein; this translates as MNSIETIISSVSVNISIIFSSILLMYFGILKKIILRPPVQLKQFNEMKMSRSTRIHSGIIFAIACYLLSINGIQIDQWQTVDTRYLLIYFVMYYASTLSGMVCGLLFMAIKSVVILLYGFPILSVEFLNNLFLTGATLIIAYFCTRNKSKTWLNNSIFLIILFIVRAVLIYNYIPYIDNQEWSPNLLAYYLITTGLFVIVFTLIKSSTQLINSIITYKLSAQIDSLTYLFNRSALLEHFDTILRRYLPNDKQPPYVISLGLIDLDIFKEINDEHGHAIGDQILAEFSNEMKEHFVTNFLYRFGGDEFVMMFIEDPSTVNSHVTQFITHVQAHIFLEKVKPMKLSISVGLTHAVLNEDLDLQSLLSQADDALYEAKDNGKNQLVTYNETMKLS
- a CDS encoding helix-turn-helix domain-containing protein gives rise to the protein MRKLLDNSTRRRLELLEYLSNTSGWVNSNDLATKLEASLRTINSDIQYLKENWSQYITIETSKKNGVRLTTPPNSHLQLIYKEIVANSDNFLLLENMFFCPTKNLEDWENDLYTSYSSLYRTSQLITEVVSRHGLELKKAPFHISNKNEINVRYFFINYFNEVYFNQHWPFKLDRQLVTSLAIDIAEAFFGVSHHEIDDIMLVYLAYVLAVSLTRYSQGFIIDDAFNSSLEKYLPIVEGEKGQLKELAKYLAIDYNDELLKDIVSSIYLFKREAFSVKEWALISNELNTFIDEFEVILNVHPTEEDRYLINRTFKAIFLHHQTYPEREDVLFNSYTYNAKLIMENYPGYSNYLKYGLKQLENKTNFPWYSQYYEHLIYWLMIKWNNLAVLIDQKKKKASVLILNDHGKDHTLFMANLFQHNFGNKASFTPYTGEMLSIETLDPSLWEDYDVVISNFALNDIPEEKLVLVNSYPSNQEWAKIRYAINKAHHLGIELLHSIFNLAEETSQDEEIMNEQH
- a CDS encoding zinc metallopeptidase; amino-acid sequence: MWFDQTYFLVIVGALLSMAASSYVQSTFAKYSEYQNNKGLTGDDVARLILNDANIRDVQVKRMTGSLTDNYNPREKTLNLSESVGPSTSVAAIGVAAHECGHAIQDDVSFFPLNMRNFMAPVVNISANLSFPLILGGLFLSIGPLVNIGILCFGLVLLFQLITLPVELDASNRAMKILRADGILEEEELAVVKKVLTAAALTYIASAIATFLQFYRLILLFGDRRDN